One segment of Triticum aestivum cultivar Chinese Spring chromosome 2A, IWGSC CS RefSeq v2.1, whole genome shotgun sequence DNA contains the following:
- the LOC123188366 gene encoding chitin-inducible gibberellin-responsive protein 1, whose translation MDLHQLFKYRLTGANVFCEIPTENNLANSSWQTSPLKLEFSNSPYTPLSTQLECDNLSALSNTPDNQSSTETISAQPISPLEADSSYIKAGSIRENIQVRPDPLYATSRHNMQQTLRDIENVLMAPDADDATTSTKHEFEDTKPAQLMRQRSRTWSHESRQPLPGVVRPHFASGGYPTASYEFRPEKRQRELRDDRQHIVKGLLTKCAEALSEDRTEEFLKLVQEARGTVSINGEPIQRLGAYLLEGLVARHGNSGTNIYRALKCREPESKELLSYMKILYNICPYFKFGYMAANGAIAEALRSEDNIHIIDFQIAQGTQWITLIQALAARPGGPPHVRITGIDDPVSEYARGEGLEIVGNMLTSMSKEFNIPLEFTPLSVYATQVTEEMLKIRPGEAVAVNFTLQLHHTPDESVDVNNPRDGLLRMVKGLSPKVTTLVEQESHTNTTPFLMRFLETMDYYSAMFESIDANLPRDSKERISVEQHCLAKDIVNIIACEGKDRVERHELLGKWKSRLSMAGFKPYPLSSYVNSVIKKLLACYSDKYTLEEKDGTMLLGWNTRKLISASAWH comes from the coding sequence ATGGATTTGCACCAGCTATTCAAGTACAGATTGACTGGTGCTAACGTCTTCTGCGAAATTCCCACAGAGAACAATTTAGCGAACTCTTCCTGGCAAACTAGTCCACTGAAGTTAGAGTTCAGCAACTCTCCATACACCCCTCTTTCTACCCAGCTTGAGTGTGACAATTTGTCTGCTCTTAGCAACACTCCAGATAACCAGAGCTCTACTGAAACCATTTCAGCCCAACCAATCTCCCCGCTTGAAGCAGACAGCTCATACATAAAGGCAGGTAGCATCCGTGAGAACATCCAAGTGAGACCTGATCCATTGTATGCAACATCAAGACATAATATGCAACAGACTTTGCGTGACATTGAGAACGTTCTGATGGCACCTGATGCGGATGATGCAACAACGAGCACAAAGCATGAGTTTGAGGACACCAAGCCTGCTCAGCTCATGCGGCAGCGGTCGAGGACATGGAGCCATGAGTCACGACAGCCGTTGCCTGGAGTTGTTCGTCCACACTTTGCATCTGGTGGATACCCCACGGCAAGCTATGAGTTCCGCCCAGAGAAACGACAAAGGGAGTTAAGGGACGATCGGCAGCACATTGTGAAGGGTCTATTAACCAAGTGTGCTGAGGCATTAAGTGAGGACAGGACAGAGGAGTTCCTAAAGCTTGTTCAGGAGGCTCGTGGGACTGTTTCAATTAACGGGGAACCGATCCAGCGTTTAGGTGCTTACCTACTCGAGGGTTTGGTTGCTAGGCATGGGAACTCTGGTACAAACATCTACCGTGCTCTGAAATGCCGGGAGCCGGAGAGCAAGGAGCTTCTCTCCTACATGAAGATTTTATACAATATCTGTCCTTACTTCAAGTTTGGATACATGGCAGCTAATGGGGCGATTGCAGAGGCATTGAGAAGCGAGGACAACATCCACATAATTGATTTTCAGATTGCTCAAGGGACTCAATGGATCACACTGATACAAGCCCTAGCTGCAAGGCCTGGGGGTCCACCTCATGTGCGGATCACTGGAATAGATGACCCGGTATCAGAGTATGCCCGAGGTGAAGGCCTGGAGATAGTTGGAAACATGCTAACAAGCATGTCTAAAGAGTTCAATATACCTTTGGAATTTACACCTCTATCTGTCTATGCTACCCAAGTCACAGAGGAAATGCTTAAGATCAGACCAGGTGAAGCAGTTGCTGTCAACTTCACCCTCCAGCTGCACCATACCCCGGACGAGAGCGTGGACGTCAACAACCCACGGGACGGGTTGCTCCGCATGGTGAAAGGGCTGTCCCCGAAGGTGACCACGTTGGTGGAACAGGAGTCGCACACCAACACGACGCCTTTCTTGATGAGGTTTTTGGAGACCATGGATTACTACTCTGCCATGTTCGAGTCCATCGACGCCAACTTGCCTCGAGACAGCAAGGAGAGGATAAGTGTGGAGCAACACTGCCTGGCCAAGGACATCGTGAACATCATCGCCTGCGAGGGGAAGGACAGAGTGGAGAGGCATGAGCTGCTTGGCAAGTGGAAATCAAGGCTGAGCATGGCGGGCTTCAAGCCTTACCCGCTGAGCTCATATGTGAACTCGGTGATAAAGAAGCTCCTCGCGTGCTACTCGGACAAGTACACGCTGGAGGAGAAGGATGGGACAATGCTCTTGGGCTGGAACACCAGGAAGTTGATATCTGCCTCTGCGTGGCACTGA